The following coding sequences are from one Peromyscus eremicus chromosome X, PerEre_H2_v1, whole genome shotgun sequence window:
- the Vbp1 gene encoding prefoldin subunit 3, with amino-acid sequence MAAAKDGCGLEAAAGNGRRLHLGIPEAVFVEDVDSFMKQPGNETADTVLKKLDEQYQKYKFMELNLAQKKRRLKGQIPEIKQTLEILKYMQKKKESTNSMETRFLLADNLYCKASVPPTDKVCLWLGANVMLEYDIDEAQALLEKNLSTATKNLDSLEEDLDFLRDQFTTTEVNMARVYNWDVKRRNKDDSTKNKA; translated from the exons ATGGCCGCGGCTAAGGACGGATGTGGCTTAGAAGCTGCTGCTGGAAACGGGCGGCGGCTCCACCTAGGGATTCCTGAAGCGGTGTTTGTG GAGGATGTAGATTCTTTCATGAAGCAGCCTGGGAATGAGACTGCAGATACAGTGTTAAAGAAGCTGGATGAACAATATCAGAAGTATAAGTTTATGGAACTCAaccttgctcaaaaaaaaaggag GCTGAAAGGTCAGATTCCTGAAATTAAACAGACTTTGGAAATTCTAAAATACATGCAGAAGAAAAAA gagtccACCAATTCAATGGAGACCAGATTCTTACTGGCAGATAACCTGTACTGCAAAGCTTCGGTTCCCCCTACTGATAAAGTGTGCCTGTGGTTGGGG GCTAATGTAATGCTTGAATATGATATTGATGAAGCTCAGGCATTGTTGGAAAAGAACTTATCAACTgccacaaagaatctggattctCTTGAGGAAGACCTTGACTTTCTTCGAGATCAATTTACTACTACTGAAGTCA ATATGGCTAGGGTTTATAATTGGGatgtaaaaagaagaaacaaagatgaTTCTACCAAGAACAAAGCATAA